One region of Amphiprion ocellaris isolate individual 3 ecotype Okinawa chromosome 9, ASM2253959v1, whole genome shotgun sequence genomic DNA includes:
- the pnisr gene encoding arginine/serine-rich protein PNISR isoform X3: MWDQGGQPWPQWPLSQQQWMQSFQHQQDPGQVDWAALAQAWIAQKESTGAEQHNIQPNGQDIPGIESVGQSNHGAFQGDPAFGRMWQPGTQPNLSQEWGMHGQPPPPPPPEQAWIPPGSGPMDVVNPSEDSNSQDSVEFNSEAHHGVYPQNSHGMERLHPLPPHLQASTLHTGRVLLRTDEIPDHLGSETGPDPQSSYQSNQRPQLHLML; this comes from the exons ATGTGGGACCAGGGAGGACAGCCCTGGCCGCAGTGGCCTTTGAGCCAGCAGCAGTGGATGCAGTCTTTCCAGCACCAGCAAGATCCAG GTCAAGTGGACTGGGCTGCCCTGGCACAGGCATGGATAGCCCAAAAGGAGTCGACgggagcagagcagcacaaTATCCAGCCCAATGGCCAGGACATCCCAGGCATTGAATCTGTCGGACAGAGCAACCATGGTGCCTTCCAGGGTGACCCAGCATTTGGCAGAATGTGGCAGCCAGGTACACAACCGAACCTTTCACAGG AATGGGGAATGCATGGCCAGCCCCCTCCCCCTCCACCCCCTGAACAGGCCTGGATCCCTCCAGGGTCAGGACCAATGGATGTGGTGAACCCCAGTGAGGACAGCAACAGCCAGGACAGCGTGGAGTTCAACTCTGAAGCCCACCATGGGGTTTACCCCCAGAACAGCCATGG CATGGAGCGGCTTCATCCTTTGCCCCCACACCTGCAGGCTTCCACTCTCCATACTGGCAGGGTCCTCCTCAGAACAGACGAGATACCAGACCACCTGGGTTCAGAGACAGGCCCAGATCCCCAATCCAGCTACCAGTCAAACCAGAGGCCCCAGCTCCACTTG ATGCTGTAA
- the LOC111575805 gene encoding uncharacterized protein LOC111575805 — protein sequence MEFAEGTCGIYSPIKMLFDTPMYEQTVQTCWHTASCQSQIGLMVELLRLQQKQQLPSQVTAEDMTELLVEKNKHTLRFMLWEDDVEHFDEADIRPLLRLVFEVNTRMKMRDVELEAQRLLNSPEAMPPQMRHCKILSQAKKYARNLTEKQQEAPNSKLLGLHEVVLEVVPKVLQGFYLPPQNTSFNMSSQELSKLAVGVTKAVEDRVSAALSTIRCQVTLSRSIRDHIVQSIQEKVRRSYPEDVLEERLNCFASNVLNTITNVAKEEICGLVQIQIHTIEFITMDSGSPEADSAEVSIPPPPVIPADESPVITAVQDELIITEQPVQEDKSFNTTTEAPKTERKGFSSFLHWLLKNVFCFVMPEDD from the exons ATGGAGTTTGCTGAAGGAACCTGTGGCATCTACAGCCCCATCAAG ATGTTGTTTGACACACCAATGTATGAGCAGACCGTGCAGACCTGCTGGCACACGGCCTCTTGTCAGTCTCAG ATTGGACTGATGGTTGAACTTTTGAGGctccagcagaaacagcagctccCCTCTCAGGTGACTGCTGAAGACATGACCGAGCTGCTGGTGGagaagaacaaacacacactgagattTAT GCTCTGGGAGGACGATGTGGAGCACTTTGATGAGGCTGATATCAGGCCCCTACTCAGACTG GTGTTTGAGGTGAACACCAGAATGAAGATGAGGGATGTTGAGCTTGAAGCCCAAAGGCTGCTCAACTCACCAGAGGCCATGCCTCCTCAGATGAG GCACTGCAAGATCCTGAGCCAGGCTAAGAAATATGCCAGAAACCTGACAGAGAAGCAGCAGGAGGCTCCCAACTCCAAACTGCTCGGCCTGCATGAAGTGGTATTGGAGGTGGTTCCAAAGGTCCTGCAGGGCTTCTACTTGCCTCCTCAAAACACTTCCTTCAACATGTCCTCCCAGGAGCTCAGTAAATTGGCTGTTGGAGTCACAAAAGCTGTTGAGGACCGGgtctctgctgctctgtccACCATCCGCTGTCAGGTCACCCTCTCCCGTTCCATCAGAGACCACATAGTCCAGTCTATCCAGGAAAAGGTCCGACGGAGTTACCCTGAAGACGTCCTGGAGGAGAGACTCAATTGTTTTGCATCCAATGTGCTGAACACCATTACCAATGTTGCAAAAGAAGAGATCTGTGGGCTGGTCCAGATTCAAATTCACACAATAGAGTTCATTACCATGGACAGTGGAAGTCCAGAAGCAGACTCTGCTGAGGTTTCCATTCCTCCACCTCCTGTGATTCCTGCTGATGAGTCTCCTGTCATCACTGCAGTGCAGGATGAGCTGATCATCACAGAGCAGCCAGTCCAGGAGGACAAATCCTTCAACACCACGACAG AGGCTccaaagacagagaggaaaggaTTCAGCTCTTTCTTGCATTGGCTgctgaaaaatgtcttctgcTTTGTCATGCCAGAAGATGACTAA
- the pnisr gene encoding arginine/serine-rich protein PNISR isoform X2 gives MWDQGGQPWPQWPLSQQQWMQSFQHQQDPGQVDWAALAQAWIAQKESTGAEQHNIQPNGQDIPGIESVGQSNHGAFQGDPAFGRMWQPEWGMHGQPPPPPPPEQAWIPPGSGPMDVVNPSEDSNSQDSVEFNSEAHHGVYPQNSHGYGAQPDSYAMAPMAMNQFDYQHGAASSFAPTPAGFHSPYWQGPPQNRRDTRPPGFRDRPRSPIQLPVKPEAPAPLDAVKRRTLPAWIREGLEKMDREKQKKLERERMEKERAEMAKDDGKEHEPDEEGDGPRVPRKSKFDSDDEGNDDNDEDEKISIKKEFSVRSPSPPVEDSEPEMTEEEKEFQLMIITKTLLTEILLEVTNEEILHVARETHRKATRAPAKQLAQSSALASLTGLSGLGDYGSDESEDEDGRSIRGSESSDTDEEELRHRIREKQDAFRRKEREMQQLQEKQAQEALLAREEMAKERLSRERGEYEESQLENPHKQEVKEREAEPLADRRRSRSEREGSEGKHSGRGKERSGRGGSDSPANGHSSSSRSTSSHSSSHSSSSSSSSSASSRSSSRSSSPRRKRRRSRSSSHKARRRSRSHSSHRHRSDRSEKGRDRRRSSAERSGRHKKDRSDSREHRSRRSRSRSRERDRDRGRARARDSRSRSREREREKEREKERKRSRERRDSSHNRSSKHKQKASSKDRERRRERSRSHEKDKKKKDKDREKETDKKKEKPKPREKEREKEKGSSVVAEENGKSKKRKESDSCTDSQSDKHSRHDSKASKKGSAKASKRHSDSDSSRSPTPEVSKEKKSKKSKRSRSRSMEKSHKSGKKASRKHKSKSRSRSASPSRRSRR, from the exons ATGTGGGACCAGGGAGGACAGCCCTGGCCGCAGTGGCCTTTGAGCCAGCAGCAGTGGATGCAGTCTTTCCAGCACCAGCAAGATCCAG GTCAAGTGGACTGGGCTGCCCTGGCACAGGCATGGATAGCCCAAAAGGAGTCGACgggagcagagcagcacaaTATCCAGCCCAATGGCCAGGACATCCCAGGCATTGAATCTGTCGGACAGAGCAACCATGGTGCCTTCCAGGGTGACCCAGCATTTGGCAGAATGTGGCAGCCAG AATGGGGAATGCATGGCCAGCCCCCTCCCCCTCCACCCCCTGAACAGGCCTGGATCCCTCCAGGGTCAGGACCAATGGATGTGGTGAACCCCAGTGAGGACAGCAACAGCCAGGACAGCGTGGAGTTCAACTCTGAAGCCCACCATGGGGTTTACCCCCAGAACAGCCATGGGTATGGGGCACAGCCCGACAGCTACGCCATGGCCCCCATGGCCATGAACCAGTTTGATTATCAG CATGGAGCGGCTTCATCCTTTGCCCCCACACCTGCAGGCTTCCACTCTCCATACTGGCAGGGTCCTCCTCAGAACAGACGAGATACCAGACCACCTGGGTTCAGAGACAGGCCCAGATCCCCAATCCAGCTACCAGTCAAACCAGAGGCCCCAGCTCCACTTG ATGCTGTAAAAAGGCGCACGCTGCCTGCATGGATCCGAGAAGGTCTTGAAAAGATGGACCGggagaagcagaagaagctggAGCGAGAGCGAATGGAGAAGGAGAGAGCAGAAATGGCAAAAGACGATGGCAAAGAGCACGAGCCAGATGAGGAAGGTGATGGGCCACGTGTGCCCCGCAAGAGCAAATTT gacagtgatGATGAGGggaatgatgataatgatgaagatgaaaagattTCCATTAAGAAGGAGTTTTCTGTCAGGAGCCCTTCACCTCCTGTAGAAGACAGTGAACCAGAGATGACTGAAGAGGAAAAGGAGTTCCAGCTG ATGATCATCACAAAAACTCTTCTGACAGAGATCCTTCTCGAGGTTACTAACGAAGAGATCCTGCACGTAGCCAGAGAGACTCACCGGAAAGCCACTCGAG CTCCTGCAAAACAGCTGGCACAGTCAAGTGCACTGGCTTCTCTGACTGGTCTCA GCGGGCTGGGTGACTATGGTTCAGATGAGAGTGAGGATGAGGATGGCCGCAGCATTCGAGGATCTGAATCCTCCGACACAGATGAGGAAGAGTTACGGCACCGCATCCGGGAGAAACAGGATGCCTTTCGCCGCAAAGAGCGGGAGATGCAGCAGctgcaagaaaaacaagcacaagAGGCTCTGCTTGCACGTG AAGAGATGGCGAAGGAGAGATTGAGCAGAGAAAGGGGGGAATATGAAGAGAGTCAGTTGGAAAAtccacacaaacaggaagtaaaagagagggaggcagagccCTTAGCAGACAGGCGTAGGTCTCGTAGTGAGAGGGAAGGTAGTGAGGGCAAGCACTCAGGCCGAGGGAAGGAGCGATCAGGGAGAGGTGGAAGCGATTCTCCAGCCAAcggtcacagcagcagctcccgCTCCACCTCAAGCCACAGCAGCAGTCAttcttcttcctcatcttcatcttcctcagcATCTTCTCGCAGTTCCTCTCGATCCTCTTCCCCACGAAGGAAGAGGAGGCGTAGTCGCTCTTCATCCCACAAAGCCCGTCGGCGCAGCCGAAGCCACAGCTCCCACAGACATCGTAGTGATCGTAGTGAGAAGggcagagacaggaggaggagcagcgcaGAGCGATCAGGTCGCCACAAGAAAGACCGCAGTGATTCCAGGGAGCACAGGAGTCGCCGGAGtagatccagatccagagagAGAGACCGAGACAGAGGCAGAGCTAGAGCCAGAGACAGCCGCAGTCGTAgcagagagcgagagagggagaaagaaagggaaaaagagaggaaaaggagTCGAGAGCGCAGAGACAGCAGTCACAACCGTAgcagtaaacacaaacaaaaggccTCTAgcaaagacagagaaaggaggagggaaaGGAGTCGTAGTCatgagaaagacaagaaaaagaaggatAAGGATAGGGAAAAAGAGACAgataagaagaaagaaaagccaAAGCCCCgagaaaaagaaagggaaaaggaaaaaggaagctCTGTAGTTGCAGAGGAGAATGGcaaatcaaagaaaaggaaagagagtGATTCCTGCACAGACTCCCAGAGTGACAAGCACTCTCGACACGACAGTAAAGCCAGTAAGAAGGGCTCTGCCAAAGCTAGCAAGAGACACTCAGACTCTGACTCAAGTAGATCCCCTACCCCTGAAGTTAGCAAGGAAAAGAAATCTAAGAAATCCAAACGTAGTCGCTCAAGGTCGATGGAAAAATCTCACAAGTCTGGTAAGAAGGCAAGCCGCAAACACAAGTCTAAGTCGCGATCAAG
- the pnisr gene encoding arginine/serine-rich protein PNISR isoform X1 translates to MWDQGGQPWPQWPLSQQQWMQSFQHQQDPGQVDWAALAQAWIAQKESTGAEQHNIQPNGQDIPGIESVGQSNHGAFQGDPAFGRMWQPGTQPNLSQEWGMHGQPPPPPPPEQAWIPPGSGPMDVVNPSEDSNSQDSVEFNSEAHHGVYPQNSHGYGAQPDSYAMAPMAMNQFDYQHGAASSFAPTPAGFHSPYWQGPPQNRRDTRPPGFRDRPRSPIQLPVKPEAPAPLDAVKRRTLPAWIREGLEKMDREKQKKLERERMEKERAEMAKDDGKEHEPDEEGDGPRVPRKSKFDSDDEGNDDNDEDEKISIKKEFSVRSPSPPVEDSEPEMTEEEKEFQLMIITKTLLTEILLEVTNEEILHVARETHRKATRAPAKQLAQSSALASLTGLSGLGDYGSDESEDEDGRSIRGSESSDTDEEELRHRIREKQDAFRRKEREMQQLQEKQAQEALLAREEMAKERLSRERGEYEESQLENPHKQEVKEREAEPLADRRRSRSEREGSEGKHSGRGKERSGRGGSDSPANGHSSSSRSTSSHSSSHSSSSSSSSSASSRSSSRSSSPRRKRRRSRSSSHKARRRSRSHSSHRHRSDRSEKGRDRRRSSAERSGRHKKDRSDSREHRSRRSRSRSRERDRDRGRARARDSRSRSREREREKEREKERKRSRERRDSSHNRSSKHKQKASSKDRERRRERSRSHEKDKKKKDKDREKETDKKKEKPKPREKEREKEKGSSVVAEENGKSKKRKESDSCTDSQSDKHSRHDSKASKKGSAKASKRHSDSDSSRSPTPEVSKEKKSKKSKRSRSRSMEKSHKSGKKASRKHKSKSRSRSASPSRRSRR, encoded by the exons ATGTGGGACCAGGGAGGACAGCCCTGGCCGCAGTGGCCTTTGAGCCAGCAGCAGTGGATGCAGTCTTTCCAGCACCAGCAAGATCCAG GTCAAGTGGACTGGGCTGCCCTGGCACAGGCATGGATAGCCCAAAAGGAGTCGACgggagcagagcagcacaaTATCCAGCCCAATGGCCAGGACATCCCAGGCATTGAATCTGTCGGACAGAGCAACCATGGTGCCTTCCAGGGTGACCCAGCATTTGGCAGAATGTGGCAGCCAGGTACACAACCGAACCTTTCACAGG AATGGGGAATGCATGGCCAGCCCCCTCCCCCTCCACCCCCTGAACAGGCCTGGATCCCTCCAGGGTCAGGACCAATGGATGTGGTGAACCCCAGTGAGGACAGCAACAGCCAGGACAGCGTGGAGTTCAACTCTGAAGCCCACCATGGGGTTTACCCCCAGAACAGCCATGGGTATGGGGCACAGCCCGACAGCTACGCCATGGCCCCCATGGCCATGAACCAGTTTGATTATCAG CATGGAGCGGCTTCATCCTTTGCCCCCACACCTGCAGGCTTCCACTCTCCATACTGGCAGGGTCCTCCTCAGAACAGACGAGATACCAGACCACCTGGGTTCAGAGACAGGCCCAGATCCCCAATCCAGCTACCAGTCAAACCAGAGGCCCCAGCTCCACTTG ATGCTGTAAAAAGGCGCACGCTGCCTGCATGGATCCGAGAAGGTCTTGAAAAGATGGACCGggagaagcagaagaagctggAGCGAGAGCGAATGGAGAAGGAGAGAGCAGAAATGGCAAAAGACGATGGCAAAGAGCACGAGCCAGATGAGGAAGGTGATGGGCCACGTGTGCCCCGCAAGAGCAAATTT gacagtgatGATGAGGggaatgatgataatgatgaagatgaaaagattTCCATTAAGAAGGAGTTTTCTGTCAGGAGCCCTTCACCTCCTGTAGAAGACAGTGAACCAGAGATGACTGAAGAGGAAAAGGAGTTCCAGCTG ATGATCATCACAAAAACTCTTCTGACAGAGATCCTTCTCGAGGTTACTAACGAAGAGATCCTGCACGTAGCCAGAGAGACTCACCGGAAAGCCACTCGAG CTCCTGCAAAACAGCTGGCACAGTCAAGTGCACTGGCTTCTCTGACTGGTCTCA GCGGGCTGGGTGACTATGGTTCAGATGAGAGTGAGGATGAGGATGGCCGCAGCATTCGAGGATCTGAATCCTCCGACACAGATGAGGAAGAGTTACGGCACCGCATCCGGGAGAAACAGGATGCCTTTCGCCGCAAAGAGCGGGAGATGCAGCAGctgcaagaaaaacaagcacaagAGGCTCTGCTTGCACGTG AAGAGATGGCGAAGGAGAGATTGAGCAGAGAAAGGGGGGAATATGAAGAGAGTCAGTTGGAAAAtccacacaaacaggaagtaaaagagagggaggcagagccCTTAGCAGACAGGCGTAGGTCTCGTAGTGAGAGGGAAGGTAGTGAGGGCAAGCACTCAGGCCGAGGGAAGGAGCGATCAGGGAGAGGTGGAAGCGATTCTCCAGCCAAcggtcacagcagcagctcccgCTCCACCTCAAGCCACAGCAGCAGTCAttcttcttcctcatcttcatcttcctcagcATCTTCTCGCAGTTCCTCTCGATCCTCTTCCCCACGAAGGAAGAGGAGGCGTAGTCGCTCTTCATCCCACAAAGCCCGTCGGCGCAGCCGAAGCCACAGCTCCCACAGACATCGTAGTGATCGTAGTGAGAAGggcagagacaggaggaggagcagcgcaGAGCGATCAGGTCGCCACAAGAAAGACCGCAGTGATTCCAGGGAGCACAGGAGTCGCCGGAGtagatccagatccagagagAGAGACCGAGACAGAGGCAGAGCTAGAGCCAGAGACAGCCGCAGTCGTAgcagagagcgagagagggagaaagaaagggaaaaagagaggaaaaggagTCGAGAGCGCAGAGACAGCAGTCACAACCGTAgcagtaaacacaaacaaaaggccTCTAgcaaagacagagaaaggaggagggaaaGGAGTCGTAGTCatgagaaagacaagaaaaagaaggatAAGGATAGGGAAAAAGAGACAgataagaagaaagaaaagccaAAGCCCCgagaaaaagaaagggaaaaggaaaaaggaagctCTGTAGTTGCAGAGGAGAATGGcaaatcaaagaaaaggaaagagagtGATTCCTGCACAGACTCCCAGAGTGACAAGCACTCTCGACACGACAGTAAAGCCAGTAAGAAGGGCTCTGCCAAAGCTAGCAAGAGACACTCAGACTCTGACTCAAGTAGATCCCCTACCCCTGAAGTTAGCAAGGAAAAGAAATCTAAGAAATCCAAACGTAGTCGCTCAAGGTCGATGGAAAAATCTCACAAGTCTGGTAAGAAGGCAAGCCGCAAACACAAGTCTAAGTCGCGATCAAG